The following proteins come from a genomic window of Panicum hallii strain FIL2 chromosome 8, PHallii_v3.1, whole genome shotgun sequence:
- the LOC112902995 gene encoding Bowman-Birk type wound-induced proteinase inhibitor WIP1-like: MKSSTLIMAIILVAQAVLIVGVFAAVSIENSSAGVGEEEVTAVEPQPNPGKLSCCKNCTSVSPPSGLFMCHDELSSEPLCQKSGCRTCQVARHYPKMTFKCIDEFNGTCPPRCSKS, encoded by the exons ATGAAGAGTAGCACGCTCATCATGGCGATCATCCTGGTTGCCCAGGCCGTCCTGATCGTGGGAGTCTTTGCGGCGGTGTCCATAGAAAACAGTA GTGCGGGGGTTGGGGAGGAGGAGGTCACCGCCGTGGAGCCACAGCCAAACCCGGGCAAACTCTCATGCTGCAAGAACTGCACCTCTGTCTCCCCACCATCCGGGCTCTTCATGTGCCATGACGAACTCAGCAGCGAGCCATTGTGCCAGAAGTCCGGTTGCAGGACATGCCAAGTGGCGAGGCACTACCCAAAGATGACCTTCAAGTGCATCGATGAATTCAACGGTACGTGCCCCCCGCGGTGCTCGAAGAGCTAA